From Pantoea sp. Ep11b, the proteins below share one genomic window:
- the tagF gene encoding type VI secretion system-associated protein TagF, with amino-acid sequence MTHYAAPCWYGKLPSAGDFVKRRFPDVIYRQWSSWFQVGLHHWQSNQESDNAPSRPFLNAPVWNFVVPPMLGSQLIQMGCLIAARDSVGRNYPLCALRYFTPAEWSPALLARSGDWYQQVGNTLLRVVQGGGSPEQLDQALLSIPQPQPPQEASESSDILDVIGHGDTPSTLNWTLPGEHFDPQFYTSYWWTNQSDGFPLYTQVHSGNFTAQLFSLLFDPAGGAKPGRNGLYPPMFES; translated from the coding sequence ATGACTCATTACGCTGCACCCTGCTGGTACGGCAAACTGCCCAGCGCGGGTGACTTTGTTAAGCGCCGCTTTCCTGACGTGATCTATCGCCAGTGGTCCAGCTGGTTTCAGGTGGGTCTGCACCACTGGCAGAGCAATCAGGAGAGCGACAACGCGCCCTCGCGCCCGTTTCTCAACGCGCCGGTCTGGAATTTTGTGGTGCCCCCGATGCTGGGCAGCCAGCTGATCCAGATGGGCTGCCTGATCGCCGCACGGGACAGCGTCGGGCGCAACTATCCGCTCTGCGCGCTGCGCTACTTTACGCCTGCAGAATGGTCGCCCGCGCTGCTGGCCCGCTCCGGCGACTGGTATCAGCAGGTGGGGAATACCCTGCTGCGGGTGGTGCAGGGGGGCGGATCGCCGGAACAGCTCGACCAGGCGCTGCTCAGCATTCCTCAGCCGCAACCGCCGCAGGAGGCCAGCGAGTCGTCTGACATTCTCGACGTTATCGGACATGGCGATACCCCTTCGACCCTGAACTGGACGCTGCCGGGCGAGCATTTTGATCCGCAGTTCTACACCAGTTACTGGTGGACCAATCAGAGCGACGGTTTTCCGCTCTATACCCAGGTTCACAGCGGCAACTTCACTGCTCAGCTCTTTTCCCTGCTGTTCGATCCGGCCGGTGGGGCAAAACCCGGCCGGAACGGCCTTTATCCCCCGATGTTTGAATCATGA
- the tssA gene encoding type VI secretion system protein TssA, translated as MNTETLLAPIGDENPGGDNLEYDADFQAMEQASAGKAEQQFGDTIIPAEPADWNKVEKLAIALLGRSKDLRVMLTLTHAWTELKGLPGYAQGLKLIEQALLLYWEPLWPRLEEAGEADPFFRINALALLGDKSALSAAVRQSWLLRYPSDGITLRDAAALCDGSKTEVTEYPGGLPRLTDELARADQPGIGAVLQIHERLQTICETVAERLGEAAVPELALLRRQIALIAERCQATDLSTLLPAAAAEPPAETAAAPAPAAARAAADWRSVQIGSRADAQLMLEKVKLYFTRHEPSHPAPLMIDRVQRLIERDFMEIIRDLAPDGVHQLETLFGRRD; from the coding sequence ATAAATACAGAAACTTTGCTGGCGCCGATCGGCGATGAAAATCCCGGTGGCGACAACCTGGAATATGATGCCGATTTTCAGGCGATGGAGCAGGCGAGCGCCGGTAAAGCCGAACAGCAGTTTGGTGACACGATCATTCCGGCAGAACCGGCAGACTGGAATAAAGTCGAGAAGCTGGCGATAGCCCTGCTGGGCCGCAGCAAAGATTTGCGGGTAATGCTGACGCTGACCCATGCCTGGACCGAACTGAAGGGATTGCCGGGCTATGCCCAGGGCCTGAAGCTGATTGAACAGGCGCTGCTGCTCTACTGGGAACCGCTGTGGCCCCGGCTGGAAGAGGCGGGCGAAGCGGATCCTTTCTTCCGCATCAATGCGCTGGCGTTGCTGGGCGACAAATCTGCGCTGAGCGCAGCGGTGCGCCAGAGCTGGCTGCTGCGCTATCCCTCTGACGGTATCACGCTGCGCGATGCCGCCGCCCTGTGCGACGGCAGCAAAACCGAAGTCACTGAGTATCCCGGTGGCCTGCCACGTCTGACCGACGAACTGGCGCGCGCGGATCAGCCCGGTATCGGTGCGGTGCTGCAGATCCATGAGCGGCTGCAGACCATCTGCGAAACCGTGGCCGAACGGCTGGGTGAGGCGGCGGTGCCGGAACTGGCGCTGCTGCGCCGACAGATTGCCCTGATCGCCGAACGCTGCCAGGCCACCGACCTCAGCACATTACTGCCCGCAGCCGCGGCGGAACCGCCCGCAGAGACCGCTGCCGCGCCCGCACCGGCGGCGGCGCGTGCGGCCGCTGACTGGCGCAGCGTGCAGATCGGCTCCCGCGCCGATGCGCAGCTGATGCTGGAAAAAGTGAAGCTCTATTTTACCCGGCATGAGCCGAGTCATCCTGCACCGCTGATGATCGACCGCGT